Proteins co-encoded in one Theileria equi strain WA chromosome 3, complete sequence genomic window:
- a CDS encoding leucine carboxyl methyltransferase, putative (encoded by transcript BEWA_003310A) yields the protein MSRDSVKHSGHLAISSKRSSVAAGYYDDDFIEHILPGTKENPLLNFLYYLRVYSVRKLIDLCIAEFSEKVQFVNFGCGMDTISLWLIQKYGGYRKGVVCFELDFRSQLEKKNALVSKCDKAMEMFTNFEYRDGLAYSDQYRMIPIDLSHEEELKKLEEYGFSRELPTIFLSELVLVYVEAEAANKVIKYARDCAKQSCFIYMEPISTFDSFGKLLVSRFRSHGLGIHGTEKYPTIEDQINRYKSLGWEHIVVKDMNYIMNRAIDEEEMRRVRSLEILDEVEELALLCNHYAVGTATTDDKLFKKILEFLDRNKEQTKSSYTTQQICEMILDGTIKKIQPSILEVAPFSKFFSEIISDSIKGKANVRIKDSEDDREE from the exons ATGTCCCGTGATTCCGTCAAGCATAGCGGTCACTTGGCCATTTCCAGCAAGAG GTCATCCGTGGCTGCTGGTTACTATGATGACGATTTTATCGAGCATATATTACCTGGAACAAAGGAAAATCCACTTCTAAACTTCC TGTACTACCTCCGGGTTTACAGTGTTCGGAAGCTTATCGATCTCTGCATAGCAGAGTTTTCAGAAAAGGTGCagtttgtaaattttggGTGTGGAATGGACACAATATCACTTTGGCTTATTCAAAAATATGGAGGATATCGCAAAGGAGTCGTTTGTTTCGAATTAGACTTTCGATCTCAGTTGGAAAAGAAAAATGCACTTGTCAGTAAATGTGATAAGGCCATGGAAATGTTCACTAATTTCGAGTATAGAGACGGTCTCGCATATTCAGACCAATACCGTATG ATTCCCATTGATTTGTCACACGAGGAAGAACTCAAGAAACTTGAAGAATATGGTTTCTCTAGAGAACTTCCTACAATATTCCTCAGCGAATTAGTTCTGGTTTATGTTGAAGCAGAGGCAGCGAATAAAGTTATAAAGTACGCAAGAGACTGTGCAAAACAGTCATGCTTCATTTACATGGAACCCATATCTACATTTGACAGTTTTGGAAAACTCCTAGTTTCGAGATTCAGGAGTCATGGACTTGGAATTCACGGTACCGAAAAATATCCAACGATAGAGGACCAGATAAATAGATATAAGAGTCTTGGATGGGAACATATTGTTGTTAAGGATATGAATTATATCATGAACCGCGCCAtagatgaggaagaaatgCGTCGTGTTAGG TCTcttgaaattttggatGAGGTTGAAGAGCTGGCTCTGTTATGCAACCATTATGCCGTTGGTACCGCAACTACCGATGATAAACTATTTAAAAAGATATTAGAGTTCTTGGATAGAAATAAGGAACAAACAAAGAGTAGCTACACTACACAACAAATATGTGAAATGATCCTCGATGGAACCATAAAAAAGATTCAACCTTCCATTCTAGAGGTTGCGCcgttttccaaatttttttCTGAAATCATTTCAGATAGCATAAAGGGCAAAGCAAATGTACGAATTAAGGATAGCGAAGATGATAGAGAAGAATAG
- a CDS encoding hypothetical protein (encoded by transcript BEWA_003320A), whose protein sequence is MHKNTNLQIPSICTHQTLSKYLEKLIGLLALSLIEDDKENLEEKLNLCRELVSTLVFKGNVEVISKNVFGSHVLQTLLQCITVFQKYDDKLDELLQLFASIIEERCLFELLHHNSGSHVLRTLLKVMANVVDSEPFVKNRKVSDETDIIVLSGIQISPWRKEKLLHWSQLWRKDLVGILRTNQACATVCLLLKLFKHQNLLEDEGAEQLVQDLVDATLERCMYCKNSSFALETCIGVCGIATYSKVHRDFISPNLQALSENIFANYAVQAFIQNTFFQESHLRTFIEELQFERLFNTTSSSIIWRLAEACVRVGACESLFVKKVFKTLAIEGGINPWVVVISTGACRNGPFGADSILNGDKPEGSDGTNTENAVLNESRILIKAAGCSILLHMLKFPQKSIQPLLDSFRGFLRIATEQSKILDLACDRHFSRVLQLLLDPKQGLVSEKIVKAVYDSYKDQFIQMANNLNGGFVISSLYTACTPKLKIEMLETLLPQYDAICARNRKLVSIIKLDEFKENQKLFVKKIKKGQSIREMFKDLITFKF, encoded by the exons ATGCacaaaaatacaaacttACAGATCCCGTCGATATGTACCCATCAAACACTTTCAAAGTACCTAGAGAAGCTTATAGGGCTTCTGGCGTTGTCTTTGATAGAAGACGATAAGGAGAATCTTGAAGAAAAACTAAATCTTTGTAGAGAATTAGTAAGCACTCTGGTCTTCAAGGGAAATGTAGAAGTTATCTCCAAAAACGTCTTTGGGTCGCATGTGCTCCAAACTCTTCTGCAGTGCATAACTGTCTTTCAAAAGTATGACGATAAATTGGACGAATTGTTGCAGCTTTTTGCTAGCATTATAGA GGAACGCTGTTTATTTGAATTGTTACATCATAACTCTGGATCTCATGTGCTTCGTACATTGCTCAAAGTTATGGCTAATGTGGTTGATTCGGAACCATTCGTCAAAAATCGCAAAGTTTCGGATGAAACTGATATTATTGTCTTGAGCGGTATACAGATTAGTCCTTGGCGGAAGGAAAAGTTGCTGCACTGGTCTCAACTCTGGAGAAAGGATCTTGTTGGAATACTAAGGACAAACCAGGCTTGTGCAACAGTTTGTCTTTTGCTCAAGTTATTTAAACACCAAAATTTGTTAGAAGATGAAGGAGCTGAACAGCTAGTACAGGACCTTGTGGATGCTACTTTGGAGAGATGCATGTATTGTAAAAACTCCAGTTTTGCACTTGAAACGTGCATTGGAGTGTGTGGCATAGCAACATACAGCAAAGTGCACAGGGACTTTATCTCACCAAATCTTCAGGCATTATCGGAAAATATATTCGCAAATTACGCTGTTCAAGCATTTATTCAGAATACCTTTTTTCAGGAATCGCATTTACGTACTTTTATAGAAG AGCTTCAGTTTGAGAGATTATTTAATACCACATCTTCCTCAATAATATGGCGCTTGGCAGAAGCTTGTGTTCGCGTCGGCGCTTGTGAATCTTTATTTGTAAAAAAAGTCTTCAAGACACTAGCCATAGAAGGAGGAATTAATCCGTGGGTCGTTGTCATCTCCACTGGAGCCTGTAGAAATGGTCCCTTTGGGGCGGATTCTATTttaaatggagataaacCAGAAGGTAGTGATGGTACAAATACAgaaaatgcagttttaaatgAATCCAGAATTTTAATAAAGGCTGCAGGATGTTCAATTCTCTTGCACATGTTAAAATTCCCGCAAAAGTCTATACAGCCTCTACTGGACAGTTTTAGAGGTTTCTTGAGGATCGCCACTGAACAATCTAAAATTCTCGATCTAGCTTGTGACAGACACTTTTCCAGAGTTTTACAGCTCCTATTGGATCCAAAGCAGGGACTTGTTTCAGAGAAAATTGTAAAGGCTGTCTACGATTCCTACAAGGACCAGTTTATCCAAATGGCCAATAACTTGAATGGAGGATTTGTTATTTCATCTCTTTACACTGCATGCACACCAAAGTTGAAGATTGAGATGTTGGAGACACTCCTCCCGCAGTATGACGCAATTTGTGCTAGAAACAGGAAACTTGTGTCTATTATAAAACTGGACGAATTTAAGGAAAACCAGAAACTCTTTGTGAAGAAGATTAAAAAGGGACAATCGATACGCGAAATGTTCAAGGATCTCattacatttaaattttgA
- a CDS encoding hypothetical protein (encoded by transcript BEWA_003330A), which produces MAEDGLQKGAMFMAGLTLLQSLRVALTGAKFALDRFKIPQQYASSFINMVHNPMELATFTGMAIINIIALTTPWFKTWFAAVTNLALCWSFVLLLYAFTSGGQMGRLTFYYWAIVFGSFIYGLNVACVMNVGSSNASLFSVGIPLSGIQVCIYYYVFTKLAKKHNWSNVSYWIIVWQLIIAIIISLISAIVWAYAYSCDYGELAVTADGGDSSGQPSAGAVSPILMGMVGMGGIYAFYPAIAPYKLTDVGTGYTIDLVVLFMSAVPGIAIAIVTLCASEKGPHKPWSNGNWGWNFAWILAIPHITAMILCLCTLHYPDSGLASSIKSSGALVGVITVTLKFCEEGLKAVSYAGGGAYGGAISAVNAFTSQGLMIILAFTGDGYLKTYSKYEHDRDKWPTKDFGFWKSLGYWTWNGMKVACKSVKSSFTKNVRCKVLGKSEALLIVYEDEEF; this is translated from the coding sequence ATGGCAGAGGATGGACTTCAGAAaggcgccatgtttatggcaggtctgactctgttgcagtctctccgtgtggctttaactggagcaaagtttgcacttgatagatttaaaattcctcagcaGTATgccagttcgttcattaacatggtccataatcctatggagttggcaacgtttactggaatggctattataaatataatagCGCTTACTACACCCTGGTTTAAGACGTGGTTTGCCGCTGTAACGAATTTGGCACTATGCTGGTCATTTGTCCTGCTCCTTTATGCATTCACTTCTGGAGGTCAAATGGGACGTCTTACCTTCTATTACTGGGCTATCGTATTCGGTTCATTTATCTATGGACTTAATGTAGCGTGTGTGATGAACGTTGGAAGTTCAAATGCTTCCCTTTTCAGTGTAGGAATCCCTCTCTCTGGTATCCAAGTCTGCATCTACTACTATGTCTTCACTAAACTTGCCAAGAAACATAACTGGTCGAACGTTAGCTACTGGATCATAGTCTGGCAGCTTATCATTGCTATAATTATATCACTAATCTCAGCCATAGTGTGGGCATATGCCTATTCTTGTGATTATGGCGAATTGGCTGTAACTGCTGATGGTGGTGATAGTAGTGGTCAACCTAGTGCTGGTGCTGTCTCTCCAATTCTGATGGGAATGGTTGGTATGGGTGGTATCTACGCATTTTATCCTGCCATTGCTCCCTATAAATTGACAGATGTTGGCACTGGCTACACTATTGATCttgttgttttattcatGAGTGCGGTTCCTGGTATTGCTATTGCCATAGTCACTTTATGTGCATCTGAAAAGGGTCCACATAAACCATGGAGTAATGGTAATTGGGGATGGAATTTTGCATGGATTCTGGCAATTCCACATATTACCGCAATGATCTTGTGTTTGTGCACACTTCATTATCCAGATAGTGGACTAGCAAGTTCTATAAAAAGTAGTGGAGCGCTTGTCGGAGTCATTACTGTGAcattaaagttttgtgaagAGGGACTCAAGGCAGTATCATATGCTGGAGGTGGTGCATATGGAGGTGCTATTTCGGCTGTTAATGCCTTCAcatcccaaggtttaatgatcatattggcctttactggagatggttatctaaagacttattccaagtatgagcatgatcGTGAtaaatggcctactaaGGATTTTGGCTTCTGGAAGTCCTTAGGATACTGGACAtggaatggaatgaaggtGGCATGTAAGAGTGTTAAGTCTTCCTTTACTAAGAATGTTAgatgcaaagttttgggtaaatcagaggcCTTACTTATCgtctatgaagatgaggaattttaa
- a CDS encoding hypothetical protein (encoded by transcript BEWA_003340A), translating to MTKITLKEPSVECVKSVGSIQEDYANFKCKTALKRVFDPISELYWTYYENVTFKQSPKEEFTVVLLHGICGTAGSSFYIFERLSEMCSGPCRCTGGDSTGITARREITFSTIRGFIAYVHEIKGGGTFTLKGTLDGGDKLGDNGDITDVTSVSVYYWDEDDEENPKPLILEVEIGGNEKKYYIKYESNEQEVHDKDAKIWVHHGSSSTSLQDMLDDRNCAINKRVPLDIKTPEKTFNFSSGRSKGKGIELAGSKTLLGSDYMVTSYRASGGTSFELKLSRVDYENKKITEIKDFHNALDGVRLYSSPVNGSSPPVVLELATIHGGNSTLYASKGGNSWVQVYGDSKTFYTGEKDFSTKIPTEALTNKLDEVICTYHNAATVDISYSNSQTHTGNGNYCCNGSHGPKRISVIKGDVTVESLGKTTSYYKHSIESGKLADIKFYLNGDQSRRRRVRSSNLRLPITGPVDVYAFYCGYDPILVYVDDSKSTKAKTGGWFRRSRTGNYDKKWAKFPMPRNIKPETINNCKNWNTFVAVLEKLKCENFQRCPPEPLPLRSEDGIGATEIQDEEQIALGESDTEDSSQQATDPGGGRGEFSGPNAPPGKGSSNVGKGDDDTALDPAGKIGEKGDSGAGIELLKTLTKLGLNVASELGPVVIGTAGLAEKVADKLLSNVLSPALNHSTSAIRTPEPTTTGSHNLVPQSATSDGVRIYTVKTDDGNTALAMESSKGIVRLLGASNGGTGTPSRTYYDHSGPAGIAKGSDEKGATPPKGEDESTRSKDVAGSPEVTPTAGVPSQSEPKPEVAKAAARLETPVPSLGSKTSVTDNHPQDINTPLITVSSVLATSAGSAATFFGGWKLYNRYKGDPWGFRCISAQYPEYITPFEWNAGFLHFLEYLKITKPVVFASDLGGFLLQLFAEKYPDAIHGMILCNSYTRYIEDAIMSKGRLHYKM from the exons atgacaaaaattACCCTCAAGGAGCCAA GCGTCGAGTGTGTAAAGTCGGTTGGATCAATTCAGGAAGACTATGCCAATTTCAAGTGCAAAACCGCGCTCAAGAGGGTCTTTGACCCAATCAGCGAACTCTACTGGACCTACTACGAAAATGTGACGTTTAAACAGAGCCCAAAGGAGGAGTTTACAGTCGTACTCTTGCATGGGATATGCGGTACCGCCGGGTCCTCCttttacatttttgaaCGGCTCTCGGAAATG TGTAGTGGACCATGTAGATGTACTGGTGGTGATTCTACTGGCATAACTGCCAGAAGGGAAATCACCTTTTCCACTATCAGAGGCTTTATTGCCTATGTCCATGAAATAAAGGGTGGAGGAACATTTACTCTCAAGGGAACTTTAGATGGTGGTGACAAACTAGGTGATAATGGAGACATCACAGATGTTACCAGTGTCtctgtttactactgggacgaagatgatgaagaaaacCCCAAACCTCTTATCCTAGAAGTGGAAATTGGtggaaatgaaaagaaGTACTACATTAAGTACGAAAGTAATGAACAAGAAGTACATGACAAGGATGCAAAAATTTGGGTACACCATGGAAGTTCTTCAACATCACTACAAGATATGCTAGATGACCGCAATTGTGCTATAAATAAACGTGTTCCATTAGATATTAAAACTCCAGAGAAGACTTTTAACTTTAGTTCTGGTCGTTCAAAAGGCAAAGGTATAGAACTGGCTGGTTCTAAAACACTACTGGGGAGTGATTACATGGTTACATCCTACAGAGCCTCAGGTGGTACCAGTTTTGAGTTGAAACTGTCTAGAGTTGATTATGAGAATAAAAAGATTACTGAAATAAAGGACTTTCACAATGCGCTTGATGGAGTAAGACTCTACTCGTCTCCAGTAAATGGTAGTTCGCCACCAGTCGTACTCGAATTGGCTACAATTCATGGTGGAAACTCTACCCTTTATGCGAGTAAAGGTGGTAATAGTTGGGTACAGGTTTATGGAGATTCAAAGACTTTTTATACTGGGGAGAAAGATTTCTCTACAAAGATACCTACGGAAGCGTTAACAAATAAACTAGACGAAGTGATCTGTACCTATCACAATGCAGCCACTGTGGATATATCATATAGTAATTCCCAGACTCATACTGGTAATGGAAACTATTGTTGTAATGGTAGTCATGGTCCTAAGAGGATCTCTGTTATCAAAGGGGATGTCACAGTAGAAAGCCTTGGTAAGACTACTTCATACTATAAACACTCCATTGAAAGTGGAAAATTGGCAGACATTAAATTCTACCTCAACGGTGATCAGAGTAGAAGAAGACGTGTAAGGTCATCCAACCTAAGGTTACCTATTACTGGTCCAGTAGATGTCTATGCTTTCTACTGCGGTTATGATCCCATACTTGTCTATGTTGATGATTCTAAAAGTACTAAGGCTAAAACAGGGGGATGGTTTAGGAGAAGCCGAACTGGGAATTACGACAAAAAATGGGCAAAATTCCCCATGCCCAGAAACATAAAACCTGAAACCATTAATAATTGCAAAAACTGGAATACATTTGTAGCAGTGCTAGAAAAACTTAAATGTGAAAACTTCCAAAGATGTCCCCCTGAACCTTTACCATTACGTTCTGAAGATGGTATTGGAGCAACAGAAATTCAAGATGAGGAACAAATTGCCTTGGGAGAATCTGATACTGAAGACTCATCTCAACAAGCTACTGATCCTGGTGGCGGTAGAGGAGAATTTTCTGGACCTAATGCTCCTCCTGGTAAAGGTTCTAGTAATGTTGGTAAAGGTGATGATGATACCGCTCTTGACCCTGCTGGAAAAATTGGTGAAAAGGGTGATAGTGGAGCTGGAATAGAACTTCTCAAAACATTGACAAAGCTTGGACTAAATGTAGCTAGTGAACTTGGACCCGTTGTCATAGGTACAGCTGGACTAGCTGAAAAGGTTGCTGATAAACTCTTATCCAATGTTCTATCTCCTGCTCTTAACCATTCTACTTCTGCCATTCGTACTCCTGAACCTACTACTACTGGTTCTCATAATTTAGTCCCCCAATCTGCCACAAGTGATGGAGTAAGGATATATACAGTAAAAACGGATGATGGTAATACTGCACTAGCTATGGAAAGTTCTAAAGGAATTGTTCGTCTTCTAGGTGCTAGTAATGGAGGTACTGGTACTCCAAGTAGAACTTATTATGATCATTCTGGACCTGCTGGTATTGCTAAAGGCAGTGATGAAAAGGGAGCTACTCCTCCTAAAGGTGAAGATGAATCTACTCGATCTAAAGATGTCGCAGGATCCCCTGAAGTTACTCCTACTGCTGGAGTTCCTTCTCAATCTGAACCTAAACCTGAAGTTGCTAAAGCTGCTGCTAGACTTGAAACACCAGTCCCTTCTCTAGGCTCTAAAACTTCTGTAACTGACAATCATCCTCAGGATATAAATACCCCCTTAATTACTGTCTCTTCTGTTCTTGCTACTTCTGCCGGATCTgctgcaacattttttggaggatggaaactttataaccgctataagggagatccttgg GGATTCAGGTGCATTTCAGCTCAATATCCAGAGTACATAACTCCATTCGAGTGGAACGCAGGATTCTTACACTTTCTGGAGTATCTCAAGATCACAAAACCAGTTGTATTTGCAAGTGATTTGGGAGGATTTCTCTTGCAGTTGTTCGCGGAAAAGTATCCGGACGCTATACATGGGATGATACTCTGCAATTCATACACGAG ATACATTGAGGATGCTATAATGTCTAAAGGTAGACTGCAttataaaatgtaa
- a CDS encoding hypothetical protein (encoded by transcript BEWA_003350A), which translates to MNVVTLIYALFLVRFCCCEGHGNATGFRTSQGLKESPVTPNNSVLDLLNPDRESVHVGGDETDGLAKRVFTPKDGFALTKVVTGETEIWKAKAGQKCTLVEAYSKGGSMLAHLKVESATGLDLKYLERVNGAWKNMTTTEFYHRLEEMRKDGEKSPEEEMEKHLERARKTLEESKSDEKNVRIECLKKRLEKLQEKQESITETQSVPTLVSKCESEPNTTVTLPFKEAVKELEYFRKVLLTKTPLPVVDEFTLDISKDPKEHFIKLVDDVDNGYKQKKYTPLYGTYKRTIDGTFNKVVDGPAVIWIAQPNERCGYVSCLTKDNKPELVTVAVCGRSDFVAFDRFAKDASGSWMTITVEAFERKMKTIKTTKKWCFCLPKCW; encoded by the coding sequence ATGAACGTTGTTACGTTGATTTATGCGCTATTCCTTGTTCGGTTCTGTTGTTGCGAAGGCCATGGAAATGCTACTGGTTTTAGGACTAGTCAGGGGTTAAAGGAATCTCCTGTTACTCCAAATAACTCTGTTCTTGATCTCTTGAATCCAGACAGAGAATCGGTACATGTTGGTGGTGACGAGACAGATGGACTGGCTAAAAGGGtctttactccaaaggatggttTTGCTCTGACCAAGGTTGTTACTGGAGAAACCGAAATATGGAAGGCTAAAGCTGGCCAGAAGTGCACTCTTGTAGAAGCTTACAGCAAGGGAGGATCAATGCTGGCTCATTTAAAGGTTGAGAGTGCCACTGGACTAGATTTAAAATACCTTGAGAGAGTAAATGGAGCATGGAAGAACATGACCACTACAGAGTTTTACCACAGGCTGGAAGAGATGAGAAAGGATGGTGaaaaatctccagaggaagagatgGAAAAGCATTTAGAACGTGCCAGAAAAACACTAGAGGAGAGTAAGTCTGATGAGAAAAATGTACGCATTGAATGTCTTAAGAAGAGACTAGAAAAACTCCAGGAGAAACAGGAAAGTATAACTGAGACCCAATCAGTTCCCACTTTAGTCTCTAAATGTGAGTCAGAGCCTAATACTACTGTTACTTTGCCCTTCAAAGAGGCCGTGAAGGAACTTGAATATTTTAGGAAAGTTCTACTAACAAAGACACCGCTCCCGGTGGTCGACGAGTTtactcttgacatttccaagGATCCAAAGGAACATTTCATAAAACTTGTTGATGATGTTGATAATGGCTACAAACAGAAGAAGTATACACCGCTATATGGAACCTACAAGAGGACAATAGATGGGACATTCAACAAGGTTGTAGATGGTCCCGCTGTTATATGGATAGCACAGCCAAACGAGAGATGCGGATACGTCAGTTGTTTGACAAAGGACAATAAACCAGAACTTGTGACAGTGGCAGTTTGCGGAAGGAGTGACTTTGTCGCATTCGATCGTTTTGCTAAAGATGCTTCTGGATCGTGGATGACTATAACCGTTGAAGCATTTGAGAGGAAAATGAAAACAATCAAGACCACGAAAAAGTGGTGTTTCTGTCTTCCAAAATGCTGGTAG
- a CDS encoding hypothetical protein (encoded by transcript BEWA_003360A): protein MILKNIFIDSYICPLEGAETKLELREQHAREFMASELDHLSAADLGSRVSLQLTGEVVTGAITSLFPQNRMLIIETFNNTNPDQLNDDIRHMYPYAKIATMKSGGDFPYLTRPDELFIFVQVFLNNLKSDCTKSESPDTQEASTVANLRSIDLNYDSENSVISGY, encoded by the exons ATGATACTCAAAAACATCTTCATAGACTCGTACATATGTCCTCTTGAAGGTGCGGAGACAAAGTTGGAGTTGCGGGAACAGCATGCGCGAGAGTTTATGGCTAGCGAGCTCGATCACCTCTCTGCCGCTGACCTCGGTAGCAGAGTAAGTTTACAGCTAACAGGTGAAGTTGTGACTGGGGCCATAACATCGCTCTTTCCCCAAAATCGCATGTTAATTATTGAAACTTTCAATAATACAAATCCGGACCAACTTAATGACGACATTAGACACAT GTACCCGTACGCCAAAATAGCAACTATGAAGAGTGGTGGAGATTTTCCGTACTTGACTAGACCGGATGAACTCTTCATATTCGTTCAAGTGTTTTTAAATAATCTAAAGTCGGACTGCACAAAATCGGAGTCGCCAGACACACAAGAGGCGTCAACCGTGGCAAATTTGCGCAGCATTGACCTTAACTATGACTCTGAAAATAGCGTTATTAGTGGGTACTAG
- a CDS encoding protein kinase domain-containing protein (encoded by transcript BEWA_003370A), which produces MTNCDEIVLYKNDKAVVLYNKEGSIKALPLHSVDYKSFENTYEFCPLCGSVLSDNHYTFMAQTYFYLLQRNHQRWSYDNDYSRDGDTPNESIFSRVESLSPIHDTSVTTPRESVESELRSMELLEQGSFFDARMESLDTGRFEQVPYRELSDSQSPTFGIPRELLVTGYYKRFFVERKKLGSGSFGHVYYCIHVMDNLVLGDYAVKKVAVGDDRCWLRRVIKEVKVREYLRHPNIVDYKHSWLELYRLAEIGPMVPWLFILMEYCNGGDLQTLIDNSDIHLSDNEVYALLYDIISGLHHLHSNCVLYRDLKAQNVLLNYTRSEFRAVLSDFGTCEFLNTDMQNALAGNVHTDSTGYYQDRGYTGTIEYTAPELFCPNRCNEYYKSDMWSLGIILYYISYGRLPYEHIDPKECKKMIIDHNKLKLPEHPARSPYIKMLIYILTEKDPNLRPDCESIINDVNMQRIFDERSIIEGGRQSLIRRFYNST; this is translated from the exons ATGACGAATTGTGACGAAATTgttttatataaaaatgacaAGGCAGTTGTATTGTATAATAAAGAGGGGAGTATAAAGGCACTGCCCCTGCATAGTGTTGATTATAAGTCgtttgaaaa CACGTATGAGTTTTGTCCCCTTTGTGGCAGCGTTTTGAGCGATAACCACTACACTTTTATGGCTCAAACATACTTTTATCTCTTGCAGCGCAATCACCAGCGCTGGAGTTATGATAATGACTACTCACGAGATGGCGATACTCCCAACGAGAGTATCTTTTCCAGGGTAGAATCTTTGAGTCCCATCCACGATACATCTGTGACAACTCCAAGAGAAAGTGTGGAATCTGAACTGAGGTCCATGGAGTTGCTAGAACAAGGCTCATTTTTTGATGCGAGAATGGAATCTCTAGATACGGGGAGATTCGAACAAGTTCCGTACCGAGAGCTTTCAGACTCCCAAAGTCCCACCTTTG GTATTCCAAGGGAACTACTAGTCACTGGATACTACAAGAGGTTTTTTGTAGAGCGTAAAAAGCTTGGTTCCGGGTCGTTTGGGCATGTCTACTACTGTATTCATGTGATGGACAATCTTGTGCTG GGGGATTACGCCGTGAAGAAGGTAGCTGTTGGTGATGACAGGTGTTGGTTACGTCGAGTCATCAAGGAGGTAAAGGTCCGTGAATACTTGAGGCATCCCAACATTGTGGATTACAAGCACTCGTGGCTTGAACTCTACAGACTGGCTGAAATTGGTCCAATGGTACCCTGGCTTTTTATCCTCATGGAATATTGCAATGGTGGTGACTTGCAGACTCTGATTGACAACTCGGATATTCACTTGAGCGATAACGAAGTCTATGCTCTACTCTATGATATAATCTCTGGGCTCCATCACTTGCACAGTAACTGTGTGCTTTATAGAGATTTAAAGGCTCAAAACGTCCTCTTGAACTACACAAGAAGCGAGTTTAGAGCGGTGTTGTCGGATTTTGGAACTTGTGAGTTCCTAAACACAGACATGCAGAATGCCCTGGCAGGAAATGTGCACACGGACTCTACGGGATATTACCAAGACAGAGGTTATACCGGCACCATTGAGTATACAGCTCCAGAACTATTTTGTCCAAATAGATGTAACGAGTACTACAAGAGCGATATGTGGAGTCTTGGTATTATCCTCTATTATATATCATATGGAAGGCTACCGTATGAACATATCGACCCAAAGGAGTGTAAGAAGATGATTATTGACCACAATAAGCTAAAACTGCCAGAGCATCCGGCTAGGTCTCCATATATCAAAATGTTGATTTACATACTGACGGAAAAG GACCCAAACTTAAGGCCAGACTGTGAATCGATCATAAATGACGTAAATATGCAACgtatttttgatgaacGATCAATCATTGAAGGTGGTAGACAGAGCTTAATTAGGCGTTTTTATAACAGCACATAA